The genomic DNA atttcgcTCTGCTgccgtatttttgtttgatataattgtagtggaaatcatacattagtgtcttactaagatctaggatacacatacccacatatgccggcctgtttaaggttagtgtttctttgattttatgcactgccactagattttcattaaagatcttgctactaacatatgttggtttagcagtcatttttaatagtttgtttTCATCAGTTACTAATCTTACATCTACTCGCTTTCtaatattttccattgtttttccaaatacactgttattcataagcttgaagaagtctttctcaaaagcatttttggcaTTGGTTCTCTTCTGTGTGTTGAAATCAATGTATTCTTTCAACCATGGTGACTGATTGAACTCCAACACTCGATGGACTTtagttatttttaaaccaagatcTGTGTATAATTGAAGGTTTCTGTAATGGAGTacgtatttttctttattgcttaATGTAGGTATTAATTTATGAACTAAACCAGTCGATATTTTGTATTTCTTCGCAATGTTTTTGCAATATTCTGATAGCATATTCTCAGTTACTTTTACCTTTTCAGGTGCTAGTGGGTAGTCATTATGCAAATCATGTAGTTCTTTTGGGTATGTTAGGTCTACTTCTAATATTAATCCTTTCTTGCTGTCTTCTTTGTACTTGCCTAAGTCTATATTGTCTATCTGTTTTTTTGTCATCCATCTGAATCCACCAGTTGGTAGGTATTGTGACATAGCCCAACCATACAGATTGTTAGCATCAAGATACATTATATACTTTGAGGGCGCCTTTTCATCATATGTTTTCATGTACTTGTTATTTGCTTTTACATATCGGTTAGCAATATAACTAGTTCCGCCACGCATTCCTTTTTCAATGAACTGAAACATGTCAATATCAGTCATAAGCTCCAATTTAATGTTAGTCATCTTTAACATAGCATCCCATGAAAGACCTGGAGATGTAAAATAATGACAGGGGTCTAGTTTGTAGTATTGCAGACATGTCTTTCGAAAGTTTTCAAACACATCAGCTAACAGAAGGATGTCAGATTTGAGATATAAGTCATGGTACTCACCCATATTTTTTAGATTAAAAGTGTTCCATACATTTTGAGCATGTTTGTATTGATCACCTGAGATATGCTCATCATTTAATatactgtaaaattcttcttttggtggcagcttttcattgaatttttcaaaactgtCCATAAAGTCATATGGGTATACTCCCTTCTTGCTCATCAAATCAAGCTCTTTACCTTTAAATTTTCGAGAAGTATATATTAATGCTTCTTTTGGTAGGTTGCTCACCAGTTTATCAAGACTTGAGCTCATGAAttgaaaactatcaataaaggtcagatgattaccaagcatgaaagccatatacttttCCATGTTGTTTGGTATGGCATTGATATTCATTTGACATGTTTCACCTTTCTTGTTTGTGTATGTATGCTTTTTGACTGTCTCACCAATttcttgcattataaaatgactGTCATACCCACGGAGATTGTGAAACATGACTGGTATTTTCTCAGTTATCCGAAAGTTAAGATTGCAATCTTGGTGAGCTGATCCTCTGTATTTACCTGTGATATGGCAATGGTCTCTAACTCTcacatcattttcattgtatttcTTATTGCAGATATGACATTCATcagctttttggaatttttcttcGTCATCTTTAGTCATTCTCAAtggtttattgaaatattttttcataatcttCTTGCAGTATTTGACTTCATCCAGCATGgcttccataaatttgtaaacagctttttcacctctataaatttgtactggttttgtgtatttatcatcataacaacacacaaccttatatccataaccacagtctgtGTGTCTCTGATAAGCCTCTGTGTATGATTTATCATCATTGGGTTGGCATCCAtgtattttttcagttatggcTTCAAAATCTGCATATATTACAAATGGAACCGGCagttgtttatggaaattattgaatttcagtatgttgtcatcttttgttggcattttaattgcttgtgcTCCATTTACTTGTATgcagttttctttatgatcagTTAATACTCTTTCAGAACTGAAACATTGTAAGCAATGCATACAAAAGtgctttctttccttgtgttttgtttgattgtacatgaatttgttgaaatctttgatcaaTACATAgtgcttgtttttattttctgttataagaagcagattcatacaatcttcatacttttcttttgacacataaatgggatatttttgtttttcttcataaccaaatacattGATGTTGATCTCATTTTGCTTTTCTATCTTGTTGTATTGTTTGGTGGTCACAGGGAATTCAATTCCTTggtaatttaaattttcaatgaatgctttATCTGATTTTTTGATTCTCTGTGGGTATTTGTCTTGAGGATTAAGATGTCTTATGTGGCACCACCTGAAGCattcattatcctcatttttcatgttgatcaatccctttGCACTGTTTCTGAGTTCTGTGGGTAGTTTTATATAAGAAGATCCTTTCATTGGTTCATATTTTACCACATTGATATAATGATTTTCAACAGATTGAATAGTCCAACCAGATCCCTCTGAAATCCAAACTGCAATCTTGTTCAgtatgacttgttttgacaaagataaagctagttcaatttgtgtgtcatttgttattgtttggggttgactgttgaaatacgctgttttcataattttttcttctcgccctgtttgcttttcaaatgttactctaagtgtttcaacaaactttagacctttcattgattttaatatttttttgatatggatggcaacagcctttcttgtattttgcagttgcataagtgggtctttgctgtttttgatgttgatttcataagactttgtgaacccttttaaagctttgttcgTTTCTTGTATTATGGTCCTAGGCAATGGAATTGGTTGTTTGGTTCTAGGCGCTGGCACTGGTTTTTTGGTTCTAGGCGCTGGCACTGGTTTTTTGGTTCTTGGTGCTGGCACTGGTTTGTATCCATCTCGGAACTCTAATGGAGGAAGAATTATGTTTTCTTCATAATTTTTAACCATTTGCTGCACACTCTTTCTTGGTTTTGGGATTGGTCTTGTTTTAGTCCTTGGTGCGGGCACTGGTTtcgtattttgttttataatcaATTTTATTAATTCTGATTTACTTAGTTTCTCAAGATCACTCTTGTTCATAATATAAGTTGCGATATTATTTTGCATAATATTCATCATAATATATCTATAGGTAATATTTCTTTAAGTCAAAATATTGTGCGTTTATAGTTGAACACATACTGGAGTATGTATTTAACCGTGTAAAGAGAagtgatatgaataaattaattgctgctgttttcatttttgtcataAATGTAACCAGTATTATATGTGAacgaatttttgaaatgtttctttgttttgaggTGACAATGTTTGCCAGCAAGAGTGTAGTTTATACCATTGTTGCATATTTGACAGTACCATTCTTTATGCAACATGTAGtcggtttttatttttcttctttcttcatcaGTATAAAATCTTGGGCGGCCAACTGGTCTTCGATCTTCCATATTATATtactatatattttttatttaaatattttctTGCAACAATTTCAATGGTTTCCAGAAATTGTTGTATCTTTGAAACTCTCTgaacaaaaaatccattttaGCATCCATGTTACGAAACATtttcttgatttctttttttggtcCTCCTGTTTTCAATGCTTGGTGCAATAATGGCATCCCTTTTGTTCGCACATAATGCATGTAACCCGCGTTTCTAACCACTATTTCACAAATCATTTCTGTTACCACTTTTCTTACAACCATGGTTTCAATTATTTCGCTTCCTTTGAACATATACTTATTACTTATACAGATTCATCACTGTCTTGTGACGACTCAGATTCTTGCGAACTTGAGCAGCTTTCTTCAGATATACTTTCTTGCGATGGCGTCCAATCGGAATCTGAACCAGAGTCTTGATCGCTCTCATAAtagaaaccaaacttttcttcattttcaaacttgtccatataatataagtatacatttttatttttttataagtatttATGCGCGTTTGTTTCACCAcaattcatatgttttcaatgtctttcaatggtacccaactgttgaattcatcactgtatcccttccatttcactagagcttgtttctttttatagtcCCTCCGAATTACTTTGTCAATACGGAAAATATCctgctttgcttttaataattcaggatacgtatcaccagttttcgtcagatttttaatatgtctgtcaaagtctgtataattccataccccagccggaaaggtaatgtccttaaaagttgaaccattatcggagctgtattggattaattgatttttgtacccagcattgacattgaaccaagtgaatgacatgttaatgactctgttaagaccgataacgtattgcttattattgtctagagttacaggtctggtgaaatttgttgtaaaatcttctggtttattatcccctttatttttcacactgtaagatgataaaactatctctcgttcCATTATGTGATtaggttacattaaattttgaaatattgtttgtataatttaccatattgtgatttgttaattgttgtcattttcaataatgtgtccaatatagaaacacccatatttcgcatgtcaatgcttgtattaCCAGCCGATATCTCACCAATgatcaaatccaatttttttagaagttctttcggtttgttaaaaaatatcacattaccacctttttgttttttcctaccagaaccttccattgttttcattttgttttgataatgtttTATGTATTCATTCAGAGTTTTCATAGCGCGAtccactcttttgttttcctcttgcctATCAGCTTCCGTTATATTCCCACttttgtattgctttgtaacgtttcctttgtaggctttcaattgatttcttttaaatttagccgcattgacaatcttattgagatattttttgttttttcgttcagtcatttcttgttgatttattaccttttcaacagaatcataatttgGTATACCAAGATCACCTAATATCTCATCATCCATATCTTCATCATCTAATCCATAATCTacctcatcatcgtcatcatattCTGGTGGCAATCccggttcttcaggaaagtacttaggatcaacatatatctctttttttccttccataagatcttgtaaagattcttcatatgttggtggttttggcaccagttgtttttcttgctgtggcaaaacaggttgttcaaataattcaccaagattcatatctggaacttcatcctctatatcaataccgtaatcaggaacttctcctttcttcagtggtcgttttttccttggcaaccttaaagcctgattactatcaataacatcatctaatttacttgtaattggtttaaatacttttgaaaatccctgttgactggtcttctGATCAATATCATGCTTTGTAATAGCATTATGGACATAATTAATCTtatcccctaattcagatttactctttgcgagttctttccacttgagtaaactcatttattgttatattgttacgttacataaaaatgcaaattatatataaaaaatagcGTTTTACGccgtgttgaacaccatgttgaacACTGTGTCAAACACCATGTCATTGAAATAATACAACCatataatataaatgaagatacctaattatgATACTGGCGACGATGTTGCCGCAaacttcacacaactacatgattttatgcctgatcgatgcttccgcatgctcatttgtggaccttctggttcgggaaaaacaaacacactgatgcatatgatttacaatctgttgtattttgataaaatttacctttatgcaaaaaacttagagcagtcaaagtatcGGAATCTCATGAAAGAGTTCGAACCAATAAGTGATGAAGCTGGTTATGATATCATTGAAGtaagcaatgataaaataattcctgtaaaaaatctcaatggtgacaatcaaaaaattgtgatattcgacgatttcgtatgtgataaaaaccaaaaaccattagttgactattttatacaggggagacataaaaactgctgtgccatatatttgagtcaaagctactataagacaccaaaagatattagattaaactgctcacattttgccatttatgattttccgagtactaatgaaaaaagtctcatatgTCGTGAAAACAATGTCTCGGAACAATTATACGAGAAAGCAACTAGAGACCCTTTCAGTTTTATATATATTGACAAACCCaataaacaagtaaagaagaatttcgatgaaaaaatataaaccaattgtatatatgagttactcaaatggtaaattacctgaagacacattttcacatgaaaaagttattgaaatagtaaaaggattgcctggtgttgggtttaaactaacagatgacggtgattatgatattcaaaataaaaaactgagaaatgttGCTTCACCACAAACAAATGACGATGCAACCACTAAGAGTTATGTTGATTCTGAGGTTAATAAGACATTAAAATTGGACGGAAGCAATGCAATGACTGGAGCCCTTAATATGGATAATAGACGGGTTGAGAATATCGCTCCTGCTAGGCATGGCCAGAGTGACGCTGTCAGTAGTGCGCATTTGCATAGTTTTTACATGGTGCTCAATACTAACGATGGTAAAATAGAATTGCAAAATCCAATCgacatgaaaaatcaaagaatcttCGGAGTGAAAGACCCGATACTACATTCAGATGCTTCTaataaattttacgttgacagctcttttaattttaaagctgacaaaacggagctggctaattatttgaaaaaagatggaagtatttccgtaactggcaattttgactttggaaataataaaatcagcaatcttgctgaaggcactggcaattctgacgctgttacaaaacaccaattacAAACTGGTTTATCAACCAAACCGAATGTCAATCAGGTTGTGTTGCGAGATGGTACGCAAgcaatgactggaaatttgaatataaacaacaacaagatcatcaatcttgctgatccgacaggtgtaaatgatgccacaggaaaaggttacgttgatcgattatttttggatGCACTTCGATTAGACGGTTCAGCGAAAATGACAGGCAATTTGGATATGAACAATAAACGAATAATCAATATAGCCGACCCAACAGGAAACACTGACGCtgtaaataaacaatatttagaATCACAGATAGGTAATATAGGTGATATGAGTGATTATTTGCAAATAGACGGTTCAAATTCCATGATAGCAGATTTAAATATGAGTacaaatttcattgaaaatttgaaagatcctgaaaaaaaattcgGTAGTGATGAGGGAAAAAATCAAGCAATGAGTTACAAGTTCTTCACCGACAACTTTCTCCAAATAAACCAACACGGTGAAGTAAGCATGTTAGACCGGCGTTTTTACAACATTGGGATTCCTAATGCTGGTGATCAAATATTTGATCGTAATTATGGAGACGGGAGATATTTACAAAAAGACGGATCGTCAGCCATGACGGGAGACCTCAATatgaacaatcaacgaataataaatctcggaagagccacacataatcaagatgcaattactttgaagcaagtaaatgaCGCTTTTTCAACTATACGTACTGCAAACAATAGATACACAGAcgaacaaatagaaaaaaataagaaatatgtgGACGACGAAATAGTGAAGAGTCACATAACTACTCacacaaacagaaaaaatgtgCTGAAATATGCTATGGATGATGGGGAATTTACAGATGATTATGGAATACAGGATGCCAATTTAATCGACTATAATGACTCaccacataaaaacaacaaaaaagcattttcattcaaTGTTCAAAAGGCAGCAGATGGTTCCAGTCTGTTTAAAGGACGATTCGATTTTAATCTATTCAAACTGATACGTGACAATTATAGCGATAAATATACTGtgtgtttagaaatatatttccaaaaaactggttttgatgtggagtttaattcatttcaggttacttttgaaaaaagaaacatgaacacCGATCGAACCACTACAGTCAAAACCAACACAGATTATAAATATTATCGCTTTATCATGAACTTATCACCAGATGGTTCTTCACCAACTATCGAAAGACGGTTATATGTAACTGTTCAATCCACTTATGACAATAGAAGCCCAACTCTTTTACCATTGTATGTCCTGATTTACGGTATAAAAGGcaaagcaaaaaacaaccttGATTTTACTATCTATGATTACGAATTGGCTTATCAAGTTGTAAATAATCAATTTCAAATGCATGTACCAATCAATATGAATGGTAATAAAATTTTGGGTTTGTCTGCATCAATAATCGACAGTGTTTTACCGTCTTTCATATGGGGGTATACTGCTGAAGCAATCAATTCATGCAACTTTTTGTCAATATATGGAGACGTTCTGAAGTTCagtgaaatttacataagtgCAATACAACTTTATTCTAAAAAAACTTATTCATTGTCAAGCAATCATAGTTTAGTCATCCAAACAAACACATCGGCgatttacaatatttttttcacaacCAAAACTATTACTGTTAATGTTAATAGATATTTTCGAAACGTGAATTATATCAGAATAAATTTTTCGGACGGAAAAAATAAGAGATTCAAATTCGTAATCCGATATAAAACGttcaacaattaaaaataatatgACACAATGATATATGACATTATATGTTGAACAATCAGACGGCAGTCATCTTCTAGacgaaaatggaaataaaatagAATATACCATAGACTATCATTCAAGTTCAGAAGATTTGACTTTCGATACCACATTTTCAATAAATGATGATGGTCATGTGGAAACTGACAAAAATGTAATCGCAAAAGCCGCTGAAAACGACAACCATGTTGTGATAAAATCACAACTGGATTTAAAGTTAGATAAGTCCACTTTCACCATTTCAAACAGCTTACCTGGAATACCTGTGTTGGATAAAATAAGCATCGCTTTGATAGCCAGTTTGACTGTCATTGACGCAAATTCagatgacaaaataaacagttgGACAGATCCTGTGAACAACATTAAATTCACACAGACCGTAGACTCTAAAAAACCAATTTTGATGAGAGATGCATCTAAAAAGCGGCATTTTTTGAGATTCGATGGTGTAGACGATTATTTGGAGGTTTCTCAATATGACGTCTCTGATGTGGCCGGTGAAGGAGACACTTGCACTGTCATGTTAGTCATCAATACAAAAAACGTAACTTCGCAAAGCCAATTTCAATGGGGATCTGGTCAAGTACGCTTTGGTGTGCATATACCATGGGGTGATGGAACTGTTTACATAGATTTCGGTTCTGTTGCAAATGGAAGATTAAGTGTCGCTTCACTGGCAAATTTGACTGGAAATATTGAAGTTTGGACAATTAGAGTTGATAAAACTCAAATGCAATTGTTTAGAGGATGCACATCGATGACTCCCATCAAAACACAGACAATTTCTGCTTTATTAACAGGCTCTGCACAACCTTTTTTTATTGGAGCTCAAGTCGATGCTAATGGAAATTCAACCAGTCATTGTGAAATGGATCTCTATGCTTTTGCAGTATGGTCTAAAACTTTAACAGACAACGAAttgaaaaacatgtttcgattcattcaaaatcatttcGATTTGTGATGTgtcattttaaaatatataacGTAACATATATGTATATCAATTTAACGCTTGAATATGTGacatacaattttgaaaaaacaaaggaaaaacacccaaaCATTGacgacaaaatattaaaatcagcacttgtttataGATACCTGTATTTTTATCATCTCGAAAGAGACATATCTATAAACgagattcttgaactcaatgatggtgaaattggtcttcttggaccaggtagtggctgtctaacatggttacttgaaaagatcttcggttggattgatatattaaattcacatagtgtattacatgatgcttccgggaggttttatgaccaccataagctcggtagaggttacacttatgctatttcagaaaaatacacaactaaactgattaaaagatcacctttttgtggtcaagtcagtggtatactGTATTGTCTATGCAAACGATTAACAATCTGaactatatatatggaagatcGACAAAAGAGAATATTCAGctggaaccatatttcagacaaactcccagaagatcaggtcgacgaactaaagagctattataaggcataccatagaaagtgttgggcttacaaaaaggctgttaaacgcttcaaaaaattcaaactgttaGGAAATACTGTTTCCATTTTAACCGGTACTGGTGGAATTATTAGTGCTGTTGTAACTGGCGGTATAG from Montipora foliosa isolate CH-2021 chromosome 7, ASM3666993v2, whole genome shotgun sequence includes the following:
- the LOC138010216 gene encoding uncharacterized protein translates to MEGKKEIYVDPKYFPEEPGLPPEYDDDDEVDYGLDDEDMDDEILGDLGIPNYDSVEKVINQQEMTERKNKKYLNKIVNAAKFKRNQLKAYKGNVTKQYKSGNITEADRQEENKRVDRAMKTLNEYIKHYQNKMKTMEGSGRKKQKGGNVIFFNKPKELLKKLDLIIGEISAGNTSIDMRNMGVSILDTLLKMTTINKSQYVILNKIAVWISEGSGWTIQSVENHYINVVKYEPMKGSSYIKLPTELRNSAKGLINMKNEDNECFRWCHIRHLNPQDKYPQRIKKSDKAFIENLNYQGIEFPVTTKQYNKIEKQNEININVFGYEEKQKYPIYVSKEKYEDCMNLLLITENKNKHYVLIKDFNKFMYNQTKHKERKHFCMHCLQCFSSERVLTDHKENCIQVNGAQAIKMPTKDDNILKFNNFHKQLPVPFVIYADFEAITEKIHGCQPNDDKSYTEAYQRHTDCGYGYKVVCCYDDKYTKPVQIYRGEKAVYKFMEAMLDEVKYCKKIMKKYFNKPLRMTKDDEEKFQKADECHICNKKYNENDVRVRDHCHITGKYRGSAHQDCNLNFRITEKIPVMFHNLRGYDSHFIMQEIGETVKKHTYTNKKGETCQMNINAIPNNMEKYMAFMLGNHLTFIDSFQFMSSSLDKLVSNLPKEALIYTSRKFKGKELDLMSKKGVYPYDFMDSFEKFNEKLPPKEEFYSILNDEHISGDQYKHAQNVWNTFNLKNMGEYHDLYLKSDILLLADVFENFRKTCLQYYKLDPCHYFTSPGLSWDAMLKMTNIKLELMTDIDMFQFIEKGMRGGTSYIANRYVKANNKYMKTYDEKAPSKYIMYLDANNLYGWAMSQYLPTGGFRWMTKKQIDNIDLGKYKEDSKKGLILEVDLTYPKELHDLHNDYPLAPEKVKVTENMLSEYCKNIAKKYKISTGLVHKLIPTLSNKEKYVLHYRNLQLYTDLGLKITKVHRVLEFNQSPWLKEYIDFNTQKRTNAKNAFEKDFFKLMNNSVFGKTMENIRKRVDISVDNKKTLFQASKTDECLTE